One Setaria viridis chromosome 5, Setaria_viridis_v4.0, whole genome shotgun sequence genomic region harbors:
- the LOC117855989 gene encoding protein DJ-1 homolog B produces MASPAPPVKKVLVPITAGTEPVEASVPIDVLRRAGADVTVAAAGGADGLLVEVMYGVKIVADANVADCADASYDLVALPGGVPGAANLRGCGALESIVRRQALKGGLYAAICAAPPLALGRWGLLDGVKATAHPAFVENFPAEVTAVDANVVVDGKVVTGSGPATAMEFALALVEQLYGKDKVDQIAKPMLVRYEHGYTFKELNPIQWQCSGTPKVLIPLANGNEDMEVITIIDALRRANADVVVASAEDGVEVVGRYGMRIVADVLLGAAADQQFDLIVVPGGMPGAKTLAGKEKLVALLKKQAAANMPYGSICDATAQVLEPHGLLKGKKATAADGSECEDRVVVDGNVITSRSPGTAMEFAVAIVEKLMGREAAREVAEGLLFV; encoded by the exons ATGGCGTCTCCTGCTCCTCCCGTCAAGAAG GTGCTGGTGCCGATCACCGCCGGCACCGAGCCCGTGGAGGCGTCGGTCCCCATCGACGTCCTCCGCCGCGCGGGCGCCGACGTCACcgtcgcggccgcgggcggcgccgacggcctGCTCGTCGAGGTCATGTACGGCGTCAAGATCGTCGCGGACGCCAACGTCGCCGACTGCGCAGACGCCTCCTATGACCTCGTTGCCCTCCCC GGAGGGGTCCCCGGCGCGGCCAACCTCCGCGGCTGCGGCGCGCTGGAGAGCATCGTGAGGAGGCAGGCGCTCAAGGGCGGGCTCTACGCCGCCatctgcgccgcgccgccgctggccttGGGGCGCTGGGGCCTGCTCGACGGCGTCAAG GCGACTGCTCATCCGGCGTTCGTGGAGAACTTCCCGGCCGAGGTGACCGCCGTGGACGCCAACGTGGTGGTCGACGGCAAGGTCGTGACGGGAAGTGGGCCAGCGACGGCGATGGAGTTCGCCCTCGCCCTCGTGGAACAGCTCTACGGGAAGGACAAGGTCGACCAGATTGCCAAACCAATG CTCGTCAGATACGAACATGGGTATACCTTCAAGGAGCTCAACCCGATCCAATGGCAATGCAGCGGCACGCCCAAG GTTCTGATCCCGCTTGCCAACGGGAACGAGGACATGGAGGTGATAACGATCATCGACGCGCTGCGCAGGGCCAACGCGGACGTCGTGGTGGCGTCGGCCGAGGACGGCGTCGAGGTCGTCGGGCGCTACGGCATGAGGATCGTCGCCGACGTgctgctcggcgccgccgccgaccagcAGTTCGACCTCATCGTCGTGCCG GGTGGAATGCCCGGCGCGAAGACGCTCGCCGGGAAGGAGAAGCTCGTCGCGCTTCTGaagaagcaggcggcggcgaacaTGCCGTACGGCTCCATCTGCGACGCGACGGCTCAGGTGCTCGAGCCGCACGGCCTCCTCAAG GGCAagaaggcgacggcggcggacggcagCGAGTGCGAGGATAGGGTGGTGGTGGACGGGAACGTGATCACGAGCAGGAGCCCCGGGACGGCCATGGAGTTCGCGGTGGCCATCGTGGAGAAGCTGATGGGGcgcgaggcggcgcgggaggtggCCGAAGGCTTGCTCTTCGTCTGA
- the LOC117855992 gene encoding protein transport protein SEC13 homolog A — MPPHKIETGHQDVVHDIAMDYYGKRLATASSDNTIKIIGVSGASHQQLATLSGHQGPVWQVAWAHPKFGSMLASCSYDGRVIIWKEGSKPDEWAQAHTFVEHKSSVNSIAWAPHELGLSLACGSSDGNISVFTARSDGGWDTTRIDQAHPVGVTSVSWAPSMAPGALISAGPSGQYEYVQKLASGGCDNTVKVWKLTNGSWRMDCFPALQMHKDWVRDVAWAPNLGLPKSTMASASQDGTVVIWTAAKEGEQWEGRVLYDFRTPVWRLSWSLTGNILAVSDGNNNVTLWKEAVDGEWQQVTTVEP; from the coding sequence ATGCCGCCTCATAAGATTGAGACCGGGCATCAAGATGTGGTGCATGATATCGCCATGGATTACTATGGGAAGCGTCTTGCTACAGCCTCCTCTGACAACACGATAAAGATCATTGGCGTAAGTGGCGCCTCGCATCAGCAGCTTGCAACTTTGAGTGGACACCAGGGCCCAGTTTGGCAAGTCGCATGGGCTCATCCTAAGTTTGGTTCCATGCTTGCATCCTGCAGCTATGATGGCCGGGTTATCATCTGGAAAGAGGGTAGCAAACCCGATGAATGGGCACAGGCACACACCTTTGTTGAGCACAAGTCCTCTGTGAATTCCATTGCATGGGCGCCTCATGAGCTGGGTCTAAGCTTGGCGTGTGGTTCATCTGATGGGAACATTTCAGTCTTCACTGCTCGTTCTGATGGAGGTTGGGACACAACACGCATTGATCAGGCGCATCCAGTGGGAGTGACCTCAGTCTCTTGGGCTCCTTCGATGGCACCTGGTGCTCTAATCAGTGCAGGACCTTCTGGCCAGTATGAATATGTTCAGAAACTCGCGTCTGGTGGCTGCGACAACACGGTCAAGGTGTGGAAGCTCACCAATGGAAGTTGGAGGATGGATTGTTTCCCCGCGCTACAGATGCACAAGGACTGGGTGAGGGACGTCGCGTGGGCGCCAAACCTTGGCCTCCCAAAGTCCACCATGGCCAGCGCCTCTCAGGATGGGACCGTGGTTATCTGGACAGCAGCGAAAGAAGGCGAGCAGTGGGAAGGCAGGGTCCTGTATGATTTCAGAACCCCCGTGTGGAGGCTGTCGTGGTCGTTGACAGGGAATATACTTGCTGTGTCCGACGGTAACAACAATGTGACCCTGTGGAAGGAAGCTGTGGATGGTGAATGGCAGCAGGTTACCACTGTTGAGCCATAG
- the LOC117855990 gene encoding uncharacterized protein — MSRSIDSDYLDFSHMGGFDMEEIVRKFIELPVKYLDSAHDKAVEFIEDVQEIFFAPFTDDEVLNEEDQSSSNVITESSPTSVESELVGPNTEASTPASLITAENSSTGCVGNDAHGTESFSSSESTGLSLMNHVYPENTSEGGCIEANDLRLLPEAEDTSPSEIYDSSEEVILWNPETSVKPQPRGLTAIPQDKHAPHALETDQVAEQAGHCSGYSDSTTITEDDYVPDILHKDQQAELHCSAHSDILVDSAVFFQALLLEGANYEEKMVSYSANDPVEATQDNYVPQALNKEEQAGLHCSGHSDILVDSATFFEALLLEDSTANSEEQMVSNSANAPVEATTHGSSAGTSISHESSSDFPNCADDPNMTTDTMVKSVDIVKSVDIKDLRDGQEHMENDEIEVAPVPQRNNASFQKMFMRNLSSKLRWSKKQVSTHQAMPAGSQDSENLGCRLVSSSDDLEHDWEIV; from the exons ATGTCGAGAAGCATTGATTCGGATTATCTTGACTTCTCACATATGGGTGGATTCGACATGGAGGAAATTGTGAGAAAGTTCATAGAG CTCCCGGTCAAGTATCTAGATTCAGCTCATGATAAGGCTGTTGAGTTCATTGAAGATGTCCAGGAAATATTTTTTGCTCCCTTTACTGATGATGAGGTGCTAAATGAGGAGGATCAATCTAGTAGCAATGTCATCACTGAATCTTCGCCAACATCTGTTGAATCGGAGCTAGTTGGACCAAATACTGAAGCCTCTACTCCTGCATCTCTCATAACTGCGGAAAACAGTTCTACTGGCTGCGTAGGTAATGATGCTCATGGAACTGAATCATTTTCATCAAGTGAAAGTACAGGTCTGTCCTTGATGAATCATGTGTACCCAGAAAATACTTCTGAGGGAGGTTGCATTGAAGCTAATGATCTGCGTCTTTTGCCAGAGGCAGAGGACACCTCACCAAGTGAAATATATG ACAGCTCTGAGGAAGTTATTCTATGGAATCCGGAGACTTCCGTAAAACCACAACCACGTG GACTTACCGCCATACCCCAAGATAAACATGCACCTCATGCTCTGGAAACAGATCAAGTGGCAGAGCAAGCTGGACACTGTTCTGGATATTCAG ATTCCACCACCATTACCGAAGATGATTATGTACCAGACATATTGCACAAGGACCAACAAGCTGAGCTTCACTGTTCTGCACATTCAG ATATTCTGGTAGATTCTGCTGTTTTCTTTCAAGCACTGCTGCTAGAAGGTGCAAATTATGAAGAGAAAATGGTATCATACAGTGCAAACGACCCTGTGGAAGCAACCCAAGATAATTATGTACCTCAAGCATTGAACAAGGAGGAACAAGCTGGACTTCACTGTTCTGGGCATTCAG ATATTCTGGTAGATTCTGCTACTTTTTTTGAAGCACTGCTGCTAGAAGATTCTACTGCAAATTCTGAAGAGCAAATGGTATCAAACAGTGCAAATGCTCCTGTGGAAGCAACCACTCATG GATCTTCTGCAGGAACTAGCATTTCACATGAATCGAGCTCAGATTTTCCTAACTGTGCTGATGATCCAAATATGACAACTGATACCATGGTTAAGTCTGTTGATATAGTTAAGTCTGTTGATATAAAAGACCTCAGGGATGGCCAGGAGCACATGGAAAATGACGAAATTGAGGTGGCCCCAGTCCCTCAACGAAACAATGCATCATTTCAG AAAATGTTTATGAGGAACTTGTCGAGTAAGCTCCGGTGGTCAAAGAAGCAGGTGAGTACACATCAGGCCATGCCTGCTGGATCACAGGACTCGGAAAACCTTGGATGTCGACTGGTTTCTTCATCAGACGATCTGGAGCATGACTGGGAGATCGTGTAA
- the LOC117855988 gene encoding cleavage stimulation factor subunit 77 yields the protein MPEEKSGGGGGGVGGHGDGSDIYNVQAAEILAKEALLLPINEAAPIYEKLLATFPTAAKYWKQYVEAYMATNNDDATKQIFSRCLLNCLHISLWRCYINFIRRINDKRGSEGLDETKKAFDFMLNYVGNDAASGPVWMEYIAFLKSMPVVTPQEESHRMTTVRKVYQKAILVPTNHVEQLWKDYENFENSVSRTLAKGLLSEYQPKFNSAKAVYRERKKYIDDIDWNVLAIPPTGSFKEEQQCMAWKRLLAFEKGNPQRIDVTTANRRVTFTYEQCLMYLYHHPDIWYDYAMWHAKNGSMDSAAKIFQRALKAIPDSELLKYAFAEMEESRGAIQTAKTIYESLLGENASVTSLAHIQFIRFLRRTEGIEAARKYFLDARKSPSCTYHVYVAYATMAFCIDKDAKVAQSVFEAGLKRFMHEPGYILEYADFLCRLNDDRNVRALFERALSLLPPEKSAEVWKRFVQFEQTYGDLSSMLKVEQRRKEALSRTSEDVLSASENTLHDVVSRYSYMDLWPCSSKELDYLVRQEWLAKNIVKKVDRSTLLNSSNMLDKGTLGISANTRLLPQSAKVVRPETSQMVIYDPRQMKGPEFSAATSGYTKEVEDMLKTLSPATASFIKNLPAIEGPSPDIDVVLSVLLQSTLPVTQNAGKASGASELSGVGKSGLNQNGSVHRPPRERRKDAGRHGVQEEEDAATVQSQAAVPRDIFRLRQIQRSRGLGVGGAAAASQQSGSSAFSFSGGGSAFSGDHSASTD from the exons ATGCCTGAAGAG AAatccggaggaggaggaggaggagtcggcggccatggcgatgGCAGCGACATCTACAACGTCCAGGCCGCCGAGATCCTCGCCAAGGAGGCCCTC CTGCTCCCCATCAACGAGGCCGCCCCCATCTACGAGAAGCTTCTGGCCACCTTCCCCACGGCT GCCAAATACTGGAAGCAGTATGTCGAAGCCTACATGGCCACCAACAATGACGATGCCACCAAGCAGATTTTCAGCAGATGCCTGCTCAACTGCCTCCACATTAGCCTCTG GCGCTGTTACATCAACTTCATCAGGAGAATAAACGATAAAAGGGGCTCTGAGGGTCTCGATGAGACAAAAAAGGCTTTTGATTTCATGCTGAACTATGTTG GGAACGATGCCGCTTCTGGCCCTGTTTGGATGGAATATATCGCTTTCTTGAAGTCAATGCCG GTTGTGACGCCCCAGGAAGAGTCGCATCGCATGACTACTGTACGTAAAGTGTACCAGAAGGCAATTTTAGTTCCAACTAATCATGTAGAACAGCTATGGAAGGATTACGAGAACTTCGAGAATTCTGTCAGCCGCACCTTG GCAAAAGGTTTGTTATCTGAATATCAACCAAAGTTTAACAGTGCTAAAGCTGTATATAGAGAGCGAAAAAAGTACATTGATGATATTGATTGGAATGTGCTGGCCATCCCCCCTACAGGCTCTTTCAAG GAAGAGCAACAGTGTATGGCATGGAAAAGACTTTTGGCATTTGAAAA GGGGAACCCTCAAAGGATAGATGTTACAACAGCTAATAGGCGTGTTACCTTTACTTATGAGCAA TGCCTGATGTATCTATATCATCATCCGGATATATGGTACGATTATGCTATGTGGCATGCAAAGAACGGTTCAATGGATTCGGCAGCCAAAATATTTCAGCGTGCTCTAAAGGCGATCCCTG ATTCTGAATTACTTAAGTATGCCTTTGCTGAAATGGAAGAGTCCAGAGGGGCAATACAG ACCGCTAAGACAATATACGAGTCTCTTCTAGGTGAAAATGCTAGTGTAACCTCACTTGCACACATTCAG TTTATTCGGTTCTTAAGAAGAACTGAAGGCATTGAAGCAGCTCGTAAGTACTTTCTGGATGCTCGGAAGTCACCAAGCTGCACTTATCATGTGTATGTTGCTTATGCTACAATGGCATTCTGCATCGACAAGGATGCAAAG GTGGCACAAAGTGTTTTTGAAGCAGGTTTAAAGAGATTTATGCATGAGCCAGGATACATCCTTGA ATATGCAGACTTCCTGTGTCGTTTAAATGATGATAGAAATGTGCGTGCTTTGTTTGAGAGAGCACTAAGCTTACTTCCTCCTGAGAAATCCGCAGAG GTATGGAAAAGATTTGTTCAATTTGAGCAGACTTATGGGGACTTATCAAGCATGCTTAAG GTTGAACAAAGAAGGAAGGAGGCCCTATCTAGGACATCAGAGGATGTCCTATCTGCATCAGAAAACACGCTTCATGACGTAGTTTCTCGATACAGTTATATGGATCtttggccatgttcatcaaaaGAATTGGATTATCTAGTGAGACAAGAG TGGCTTGCAAAAAACATTGTTAAGAAGGTCGACAGATCAACTTTGCTAAATAGCAGTAATATGCTAG ATAAAGGTACTCTCGGAATTAGTGCAAATACGAGGTTGCTACCACAATCTGCAAAAGTTGTTCGTCCTGAGACTTCCCAAATGGTTATTTATGATCCGAGACAGATGAAAG GTCCAGAGTTTTCAGCTGCTACCAGTGGGTACACAAAGGAGGTTGAAGACATGCTCAAAACGCTTTCTCCAGCGACGGCATCTTTCATCAAGAACTTGCCTGCTATTGAAG GACCATCACCGGATATTGATGTGGTGCTCAGCGTACTGCTGCAGAGCACCTTGCCAGTCACACAGAATGCTGGGAAAGCAAGTGGTGCGAGCGAGCTCTCAGGCGTTGGCAAATCTGGCCTGAACCAGAATGGATCTGTTCATAGACCTccaagagagaggaggaaggacgcCGGAA GACACGGGgtgcaagaggaagaagatgccgcGACGGTGCAGAGCCAAGCTGCAGTGCCAAGGGACATATTCAGGCTTCGGCAGATCCAGAGGAGCCGCGGGCTGGGCGTGGGtggtgccgccgctgcctcgcAGCAGTCTGGATCCTCGGCATTCTCCTTCTCCGGTGGTGGAAGCGCCTTCTCCGGGGACCACTCTGCGAGCACAGACTAG